The following coding sequences lie in one Oncorhynchus kisutch isolate 150728-3 linkage group LG17, Okis_V2, whole genome shotgun sequence genomic window:
- the LOC109907500 gene encoding zinc fingers and homeoboxes protein 2-like gives MSSRRKSSTPCMIRVSDIIEQDDSEEMEVSTANVTNNGSSESVENQDHTVQDTIEDLGSEIETKVVAEADPMPQLRQHGSYECKYCPFSTQKLNDFKEHVDSSHPNVILNPLYLCAVCNFSTKKFDSLTDHNETQHPGETNFKFKRVKINNQTILEQTIEGKTNSVLCNTVDGQGVVTFPPSKPITGNIGKPNMDNIQSLYQGNDLEKRLENFIPKDQITAVNINGTMIIPEPTIIQGLSYVMPLLQRPPNFCSVPTIAVPLNSTKYNPSLDNNTTLMTSFNKFPYPTHAELSWLTAASKHPEEQIKVWFTTQRLKQGITWSPEEVEEARKKMFNGSIPPIHQTFTVLPTPISQPAKATQPLIQTSFGQSNLVLTSIANGSTMTCAPVAVTVASFVQPLKRPLTTPSFAPELKRPMAAPAEDPKEKILMAPPPVPQKERLPMAPPPVPPELKRSVAFPIIASEMKRSLAAPLMVSKGKLPLATPLVNPKNKLPMAPSPVFPKMKRPIVTPQFKSYMLPPPSLVSKDKLPITHSLLASDLKLPISPPLIAPQVRRPTIIQSVWTPLKGPFQLPSFYQDSKKTKTQITEMKARYVRGRLSEDKVLTPLGEANGVSRGDAKWVHDQGPHAQNGILQLYNELASKPEQQQSVQTQFPLLERMKGKTSEQLKILEENFQRNSSPTYNDVDNLVTATQLSREEIDSWFLERRALRDNLEQALLNSMGSKRLNVDKRQQQHGPLNGVHKQGGHPRSSPFAIIAPTTTCSVPLDSKSLALLKDVFAQTRWPSPEEYNQLEAQTSLGRTEIVRWFKDSRSALKSGTLEWMEFFHKLNSSGQNGEGALLSTENAFSIIQRYQEVKAPKVEDIGRLTEHASLSSQEIKEWFASKLRQNTSDISQNCGQNGGSREGFGSWMEETKGMDARMGAKELVSDKDRMMEDASGRVTG, from the coding sequence ATGTCCAGTCGCAGGAAATCCTCCACCCCCTGCATGATCCGGGTTAGTGACATAATAGAGCAGGATGACTCTGAAGAAATGGAAGTGTCCACTGCCAATGTGACCAACAATGGGTCTTCAGAGTCTGTGGAAAATCAAGACCATACAGTACAAGACACTATAGAAGATCTAGGAAGTGAGATTGAAACAAAAGTTGTGGCGGAAGCTGATCCTATGCCCCAACTGAGGCAGCATGGAAGTTATGAGTGCAAATACTGTCCTTTCTCCACCCAGAAACTCAATGACTTCAAAGAGCACGTAGACTCCAGTCACCCCAATGTCATACTCAACCCCCTCTATCTGTGTGCCGTGTGCAACTTCAGCACCAAAAAGTTTGACTCTCTTACAGACCACAATGAGACCCAACACCCTGGAGAGACCAACTTCAAGTTCAAGAGGGTAAAAATAAATAACCAGACTATCTTGGAGCAGACAATCGAAGGCAAGACCAATTCAGTTCTCTGCAATACTGTAGACGGACAAGGCGTTGTCACTTTTCCACCGAGCAAACCAATTACGGGGAATATCGGAAAGCCAAACATGGACAACATACAGTCCCTCTACCAAGGGAATGATTTGGAAAAGAGGTTGGAAAACTTTATTCCAAAAGATCAAATCACAGCTGTGAACATAAACGGCACAATGATCATCCCTGAACCAACAATCATTCAAGGGCTTTCGTATGTAATGCCATTGCTTCAAAGACCACCCAACTTCTGTTCTGTACCAACAATTGCTGTTCCTCTGAACTCTACTAAATATAATCCTTCACTGGACAATAACACAACCCTAATGACATCTTTTAACAAATTCCCTTACCCAACCCATGCTGAGCTGTCCTGGCTAACTGCTGCGTCCAAGCACCCAGAGGAgcaaataaaggtgtggttcaCTACCCAACGGCTAAAGCAGGGCATCACCTGGTCACCAGAGGAAGTCGAGGAAGCCAGGAAGAAAATGTTTAATGGCTCCATCCCACCCATACATCAGACCTTCACCGTTCTGCCTACCCCAATTTCTCAGCCTGCCAAAGCCACCCAGCCCCTTATTCAGACTAGCTTTGGGCAGTCTAATCTAGTACTGACAAGTATTGCTAATGGATCAACCATGACCTGTGCTCCTGTTGCAGTGACTGTAGCCAGTTTTGTGCAACCTCTCAAGCGACCCCTGACAACTCCTTCATTCGCCCCAGAATTAAAGCGCCCCATGGCGGCCCCTGCAGAAGACCCAAAGGAGAAGATACTAATGGCCCCTCCTCCAGTTCCACAAAAAGAGAGACTTCCCATGGCCCCACCCCCAGTGCCCCCAGAATTAAAGAGATCTGTAGCATTTCCTATTATCGCCTCGGAGATGAAAAGGTCCTTGGCAGCACCTCTCATGGTTTCTAAAGGAAAACTGCCCTTGGCCACTCCACTTGTGAACCCCAAAAACAAGCTGCCAATGGCACCTTCTCCAGTCTTCCCTAAGATGAAGAGACCTATTGTCACCCCTCAATTCAAGAGTTACATGCTGCCTCCTCCTTCATTAGTTTCCAAAGACAAACTTCCAATCACCCACTCTCTATTGGCTTCAGACTTAAAGTTACCAATCTCACCCCCTCTCATTGCCCCTCAAGTGAGGAGGCCAACAATAATCCAGTCCGTGTGGACTCCCCTCAAGGGCCCGTTCCAACTCCCTAGCTTTTACCAAGACAGCAAGAAAACAAAAACGCAAATAACAGAGATGAAGGCCAGATATGTCAGAGGACGTCTCTCAGAGGACAAAGTGCTCACCCCTCTTGGGGAAGCCAATGGTGTCTCTCGTGGAGATGCAAAGTGGGTTCATGACCAAGGGCCTCATGCACAGAACGGCATTCTACAGTTGTACAACGAGCTAGCATCAAAACCAGAACAGCAACAATCAGTTCAGACTCAATTTCCACTCTTGGAGAGAATGAAAGGGAAGACTTCTGAGCAGTTGAAGATTCTAGAAGAGAACTTCCAGAGAAACAGCTCTCCAACATACAATGACGTTGACAATCTAGTGACTGCAACCCAACTGTCGCGGGAGGAAATTGACAGCTGGTTTTTAGAGCGCCGGGCGCTGCGTGACAACCTTGAACAAGCTCTTCTAAACTCCATGGGCTCAAAGAGACTCAACGTTGATAAGCGTCAGCAACAACACGGACCGCTGAATGGTGTGCACAAGCAAGGTGGCCATCCAAGAAGCTCTCCCTTTGCCATCATTGCCCCCACCACCACTTGCTCAGTGCCTCTAGACAGCAAATCCTTGGCTCTTCTGAAGGATGTTTTTGCACAAACTCGGTGGCCTTCCCCTGAAGAATACAATCAGCTTGAGGCCCAGACAAGCCTGGGTCGCACAGAAATCGTCCGCTGGTTCAAGGACAGTAGGTCAGCACTGAAGAGTGGGACCTTGGAGTGGATGGAGTTTTTCCATAAACTGAACAGCAGTGGGCAAAATGGCGAGGGGGCGCTACTGAGCACGGAGAATGCTTTCAGCATAATCCAGCGCTACCAGGAAGTAAAGGCACCCAAGGTGGAGGATATTGGGAGGCTAACGGAGCATGCCAGTCTTAGCAGCCAGGAGATCAAGGAATGGTTTGCCAGCAAATTGAGACAAAACACATCTGATATCAGCCAGAATTGTGGCCAAAATGGAGGCTCTCGAGAGGGGTTCGGGAGCTGGATGGAGGAAACCAAGGGGATGGATGCACGCATGGGTGCTAAGGAGCTGGTCTCGGACAAAGACAGGATGATGGAGGATGCTTCTGGAAGGGTGACTGGATAA
- the LOC109907501 gene encoding zinc fingers and homeoboxes protein 1: MASRRKSTTPCMVPPVQMVDSDPDMEVVTEGDGEAEEGAADCPVENSTESIPNEEDSQAIDHFIKTMDSSTAEGGYECKYCSFQTSQLNMFTLHVDTEHPNIVLNSSYVCVECDFHTKRYDALLEHNARHHPGEDNFTRTMVKRNNQTIFEQRVNDLTFDGSFVKVEEDEDTSCKGIALSKTPIMKIKSRAEAKKFTGSHKMADYSVIKVESDGEEETEEVVPPPVTPNVVSVSTPLTVQPIQQSIMVNSPNVLQIKTSNSATMLPPGTLAQVLSALQNQQTSQTQLLIPVSSIPTYNGAMDNNVLLVSAYNRFPYPSVSEIMGLAAQTKFTEEQIKVWFSAQRLKHGVSWTPEEVEEARRKKFNGSVQAVPQTITVIPANFATAANGLQSIFQTCQLVGQPGMVLTQVGGGNAVPVASPITLAVAGVSNPRTSVSKVPEPSTSETASPLSPDSLGARPKKSKEQLAELKASYLRRQFATEAEISRLMKVTNLTKRAIKKWFSDTRYNQRNSKDHHGVALNDISVSTISNDGSSSTAIVIDSSDEASESSPTTQGPIYDPRIKFRHAFPDFTPQKFKEKTPEQLLLLEASYQKSDTPSDEELSRLRMETKLTRREVDAWFSERRKMPVDSDGTEEPESERIKAPSSGQEAQTPPSGRKIMKKTPEQLHVLKSTFVRTQWPSAEEYDKMAEESGLPRTYIVNWFGDTRYACKNSNLKWYYLYQSGKVNEAMNGGELKKKPRKRFRGWSRRTRRPYPCKQTTPTIKVKTGKEILKEHYLKHKVLNEKDLDELVAKSSMSYEQVRDWFAEISRREEKGLDPFSDGEEETHGDSEAEMEVKEQGDVVTDEMNNDNNNKDDENNNDEVDNNDNETTGEPQCIKQSQPESEDQ; this comes from the coding sequence ATGGCGAGCAGAAGAAAATCAACAACGCCTTGCATGGTCCCCCCTGTTCAAATGGTGGATTCAGACCCTGACATGGAGGTCgttacagagggagatggagaggctgaggaggggGCCGCTGACTGTCCTGTGGAAAACTCAACTGAAAGCATCCCGAATGAGGAGGACTCACAGGCCATCGACCACTTCATTAAAACTATGGACTCGAGTACGGCAGAAGGAGGTTATGAGTGCAAGTACTGCAGCTTTCAGACCTCACAGCTCAATATGTTTACCTTGCATGTGGACACTGAGCACCCAAATATAGTTCTAAACTCATCttatgtgtgtgttgagtgtgacTTTCACACCAAGAGGTATGATGCATTGTTGGAGCATAATGCACGTCACCACCCTGGAGAAGACAATTTCACCAGGACTATGGTGAAGCGCAACAATCAAACCATCTTTGAGCAGAGAGTCAATGACTTGACCTTTGATGGCAGTTTTGTTAAGGTTGAGGAGGATGAGGACACATCCTGTAAGGGTATTGCCCTAAGCAAAACGCCAATCATGAAGATCAAGAGTAGGGCGGAGGCCAAGAAGTTTACAGGGTCACACAAAATGGCAGATTACAGTGTCATTAAAGTGGAGAGTGATGGTGAGGAAGAGACGGAGGAGGTGGTCCCCCCTCCTGTCACCCCCAATGTAGTGTCTGTGTCGACCCCTCTGACCGTTCAACCTATTCAGCAGAGCATAATGGTCAACAGCCCAAACGTGCTCCAAATAAAGACCAGTAACTCTGCCACAATGCTCCCCCCAGGGACATTGGCTCAAGTTCTGTCTGCCCTACAGAATCAGCAGACCTCCCAGACCCAGCTCCTCATCCCAGTCAGTAGTATCCCCACATACAATGGGGCCATGGACAATAATGTCCTGCTGGTCAGTGCCTACAACAGGTTCCCTTACCCATCTGTGTCAGAGATCATGGGTCTAGCAGCCCAAACCAAGTTCACAGAGGAGCAGATAAAGGTGTGGTTCTCTGCTCAGCGGCTGAAGCACGGTGTGAGCTGGACcccagaggaggtggaggaggccaGGAGGAAGAAGTTTAACGGCTCAGTGCAGGCGGTGCCACAGACCATCACTGTCATCCCAGCCAATTTTGCAACAGCAGCCAATGGCCTGCAGTCCATCTTTCAGACTTGTCAGCTTGTAGGGCAACCAGGGATGGTTTTGACTCAGGTAGGGGGTGGCAACGCTGTCCCTGTGGCCTCACCCATCACGTTAGCTGTAGCTGGGGTCTCCAACCCCAGAACCAGTGTCAGTAAGGTGCCAGAACCCTCCACCTCTGAGACTGCTTCTCCACTCAGTCCTGATTCCCTGGGAGCACGGCCTAAAAAATCCAAGGAGCAACTAGCAGAGCTGAAGGCCAGTTACCTGAGACGACAGTTTGCCACTGAGGCAGAAATCTCTCGGTTGATGAAGGTCACTAACCTCACCAAAAGAGCAATAAAGAAGTGGTTCAGCGATACACGCTATAACCAACGCAACTCAAAGGACCACCACGGCGTTGCCTTAAATGACATTTCAGTCAGCACCATAAGTAACGACggcagcagcagcacagccattgTGATCGACTCCAGCGACGAAGCCAGTGAATCCTCTCCGACAACCCAAGGGCCCATTTATGATCCACGAATCAAGTTCCGCCACGCCTTTCCTGACTTCACACCTCAGAAGTTCAAGGAAAAGACTCCGGAGCAGCTTCTGCTTTTGGAGGCCAGCTACCAGAAGTCTGACACACCTAGCGATGAGGAGCTAAGTAGGCTTAGGATGGAGACTAAACTGACTAGGCGAGAGGTGGACGCCTGGTTCTCAGAGAGGAGAAAAATGCCAgtggactctgatggcacagagGAGCCGGAGAGTGAACGGATCAAAGCGCCTTCCTCTGGGCAAGAGGCTCAGACTCCACCCAGCGGCCGAAAGATAATGAAGAAAACCCCAGAGCAGCTCCACGTCCTGAAAAGCACCTTTGTTCGTACCCAGTGGCCCTCTGCTGAAGAGTACGACAAGATGGCAGAGGAGAGCGGGTTACCCAGAACCTACATTGTTAACTGGTTTGGAGACACCCGGTATGCCTGCAAGAACAGCAACCTGAAGTGGTACTACTTGTACCAGAGTGGAAAAGTTAACGAGGCAATGAACGGAGGTGAACTTAAGAAGAAGCCACGGAAACGCTTTCGAGGTTGGTCCAGGAGGACGAGGCGGCCATACCCCTGCAAACAAACAACCCCTACCATCAAAGTCAAGACGGGTAAAGAGATTTTAAAGGAGCACTACCTCAAGCATAAGGTCTTAAATGAGAAAGATTTGGATGAACTGGTGGCCAAGTCCAGTATGAGCTATGAGCAGGTGCGGGACTGGTTTGCGGAGATCAGCAGGAGGGAAGAGAAAGGCCTTGACCCTTTCAGTGACGGTGAAGAGGAGACACATGGCGACAGTGAGGCAGAGATGGAAGTGAAAGAGCAAGGGGATGTCGTCACTGATGAAATGAACAATGACAACAATAACAAAGATGATGAAAATAACAATGATGAAGTTGACAATAATGACAATGAAACCACGGGAGAGCCTCAATGTATCAAGCAATCACAGCCGGAGTCAGAGGATCAGTGA